The following coding sequences lie in one Daphnia pulex isolate KAP4 chromosome 1, ASM2113471v1 genomic window:
- the LOC124198809 gene encoding facilitated trehalose transporter Tret1-2 homolog has translation MLRLFKNPRKVMVQMGAAAAASLSFMIMGMVRAWSSPGMPSLLDSKAVPLTESDVSWISSIPPLASLVGSLLAGPCLTILGRRRTLMLISIPYSLGFLLIGFASHSSMLYIGRILDGAMIGFSAPSAQIFIGECASPRVRGALGAFTAIFLSLGILITYVIGAFVPWNVLAWILSAFPALLFGAMYMMPETPSWLLSKNREEEAKKSLQFLRGAHTDITGEFERLKANMAKGANSQQIQPRELLKGSVLKPLLLSMALMLLQQFSGINSIIYFTVFIFQKAGSTMDKNLSTIIVGIVQLLATIASMFLVDRAGRRLLLLVSGVVMAISLAALGAFFYMLEVYGNDVQLTLGWLPLASLLLFIIAYSSGFANVPFLIMGELFPAKFRSILGSLASCFNLLCTFTIIRSFGDMNKTMGEYGTFWFYMSWCVVGVFFVYFFLPETKGKSFEEIERMFANKKKQQLYAAGAETTIGAAADKNDVFTVETIPRAHIDERSSQSHSNDGYDMDSDEEDNGEVVATPL, from the exons ATGCTGCGCCTATTCAAGAATCCTCGCAAAGTTATGGTTCAG AtgggagctgctgctgcagcttcACTGTCCTTCATGATTATGGGTATGGTGCGAGCCTGGTCCAGCCCAGGTATGCCGTCATTGTTGGACTCCAAGGCAGTTCCTCTCACTGAGTCGGACGTCTCATGGATTA GCAGCATCCCACCGCTGGCGTCTTTGGTCGGCAGTTTGCTGGCTGGACCTTGTCTGACTATTCTGGGTAGGAGACGGACATTGATGTTGATTTCCATCCCGTACAGCTTGGGATTCTTGTTGATTGGCTTCGCCTCTCACAGTTCCATGCTTTACATTGGGCGCATCTTGGATGGGGCCATGATTGGCTTCAGCGCCCCATCGGCACAAATTTTC ATTGGCGAATGCGCATCGCCGCGAGTGCGCGGTGCTCTCGGAGCTTTCACTGCAATCTTTCTCTCGTTGGGTATTTTGATCACCTATGTAATTGGCGCTTTCGTTCCGTGGAACGTACTGGCCTGGATATTGAGCGCTTTTCCAGCTCTACTTTTCGGAGCCATGTACATGATGCCCGAAACGCCCTCCTGGCTTCTTTCGAAGAACCGCGAAGAGGAAGCCAAAAAGTCGTTGCAATTCCTTCGAGGAGC GCACACGGACATTACTGGCGAATTCGAGCGCTTGAAGGCTAACATGGCCAAAGGTGCCAATTCACAGCAAATCCAACCCAGGGAGTTGTTGAAAGGATCTGTCCTCAAGCCTCTTTTGCTCTCGATGGCCCTCATGTTGCTGCAACAGTTTAGCGGCATCAACTCCATCATTTATTTCACAGTGTTCATTTTCCAGAAGGCTGGCAGCACCATGGACAAGAACTTGTCCACCATC ATTGTCGGTATCGTGCAACTTTTGGCCACTATCGCTTCCATGTTTTTGGTGGACAGGGCCGGTCGACGACTTCTTCTCCTCGTGTCCGGTGTCGTCATGGCAATCTCTCTGGCCGCTCTTGGAGCTTTCTTCTACATGCTGGAAGTCTACGGTAACGATGTGCAGCTAACACTCGGATGGCTTCCACTAGCTAGTTTGCTACTCTTCATCATCGCCTACTCTAGCGGTTTCGCTAATGTTCCTTTCCTCATCATGGGCGAACTCTTCCCTGCCAAATTCAG GAGCATTTTGGGATCTCTTGCTTCTTGCTTCAATTTACTCTGCACATTTACAATCATTCGAAGCTTCGGAGACATGAACAAGACCATGGGTGAATACGGCACCTTTTGGTTTTACATGTCTTGGTGTGTCGTGGGCGTTTTCTTCGTCTATTTCTTCCTGCCTGAAACCAAAGGCAAATCATTCGAGGAAATCGAGCGCATGTTCGCCAACAAGAAGAAGCAACAGTTGTATGCGGCTGGTGCCGAGACAACGATCGGCGCAGCAGCTGACAAGAACGATGTTTTCACAGTAGAAACCATTCCCCGGGCGCACATTGATGAACGATCGTCCCAGTCGCATTCAAATGACGGGTATGATATGGATAGCGACGAAGAGGATAACGGAGAAGTTGTAGCAACTCCACTGTAA
- the LOC124198769 gene encoding uncharacterized protein LOC124198769, with protein sequence MGKDESIKDDYGFTRNSTPTTNPSREESPTYSNYGRSPPDQRRFAIALSELPALNFYNPLLNNPSSSEYIASVRSSIRSIDEIASAHLSMHPRLASDGTIGSTNLTSASMQMPYWSQHSVKSVDSSRASETNPKSSVTFSSNFVSCRQAAKSILGFCICMWSVLFLGVTIATVIYFTGKGGTIFQPPQAPAANIIYGEFHVFNHSILFETFDGSSVNTTLFKDLTNELQQKMDRSFQSSPLLSALYNRSAIFGVVPNISLKNPLIRIQFQIHLNHADVMVAEKMAHAFTSDLHRKEGHYGHTSENWSINLTTVKFAEIVPTSVKHLVPPHKVLASWGQWTQWTPECYSETSCDPMRMQSRNRRCLLRDKRPDEPIESTANLPNNVNTPCIAGSTVSAADIEIRPCSCAATRFRTPRPRISFSVIRPTKAGQTHFRFSNTSIATFDQLCSQCRSGEVCVARLEEIVPVCRWAPNPEDPSGCGGFCRAYTESCLPLGSNSFKCEGVSECLTDIEWRCGDGFCIHNSKRCDRDYNCFDHSDELDCETTN encoded by the exons atgggaaaagacgAATCGATCAAAGACGATTACGGATTCACGAGAAATTCCACTCCGACAACAAATCCCTCTCGAGAGGAGTCTCCTACTTATTCCAACTACGGAAGATCACCTCCCGATCAACGAAGGTTCGCTATTGCTCTTTCAG AACTGCCGGCGCTCAATTTCTACAACCCTTTGTTAAACAACCCTTCGTCATCCGAGTACATCGCTAGCGTTCGATCCAGTATACGCTCCATCGACGAAATTGCTTCCGCTCATTTGAGCATGCACCCTAGACTGGCGAGTGATGGCACGATCGGCTCCACCAATCTGACATCCGCCAGCATGCAGATGCCATACTGGAGCCAACATTCCGTGAAGAGCGTCGACAGTAGCCGTGCCAGCGAAACGAACCCAAAATCTTCAGTGACGTTTTCATCTAATTTCGTCAGCTGTCGACAAGCAGCCAAATCGATTTTGGGATTCTGTATCTGCATGTGGTCGGTTCTCTTTCTCGGAGTCACTATCGCCACCGTAATTTATTTCACTG GGAAAGGAGGCACGATCTTTCAACCTCCGCAGGCTCCAGCAG CCAACATAATTTACGGAGAATTCCACgtattcaatcattcaattcTGTTCGAGACCTTTGACGGGAGTTCAGTTAATACGACATTGTTTAAAGATCTCACAAACGAGTTACAGCAAAAA ATGGATCGCTCGTTTCAGTCATCACCGCTCCTCTCGGCATTGTACAATCGTTCCGCCATCTTTGGGGTCGTTCCCAACATCAGTTTGAAAAATCCTTTGATCCGAATTCAATTTCAGATCCACCTAAATCACGCGGATGTCATGGTCGCCGAGAAAATGGCACATGCTTTCACCAGCGATCTCCACCGGAAGGAAGGACATTACGGCCACACGTCTGAGAATTGGTCAATTAATTTGACTACAGTCAAATTTGCag AAATCGTACCGACAAGTGTCAAACATCTGGTACCACCGCACAAAGTTTTAG CTAGTTGGGGACAATGGACACAGTGGACGCCCGAATGTTACTCAGAAACGTCTTGCGACCCTATGCGGATGCAATCACGTAACCGTCGGTGTTTGTTACGGGACAAGCGACCCGACGAGCCTATTGAGTCGACTGCCAACCTGCCAAACAACGTCAACACACCTTGCATTGCCGGATCGACTGTGTCAGCTGCGGACATTGAGATCCGACCGTGCAGTTGTGCTGCCACCCGATTCCGAACGCCCCGACCGCGAATCTCTTTCAGTGTCATTCGACCGACAAAGGCGGGGCAAACACATTTCCGATTTAGTAACACGTCAATAGCCACATTCGATCAATTGTGCAGTCAATGTCGATCGGGAGAAGTCTGCGTCGCCCGATTAGAAGAAATCGTTCCGGTTTGCCGATGGGCTCCCAACCCGGAAGATCCGAGCGGTTGCGGAGGTTTTTGTCGTGCATACACCGAGTCCTGCCTTCCCCTCGGATCTAATTCATTCAA GTGTGAAGGAGTGTCGGAATGTTTGACCGATATCGAGTGGCGTTGCGGCGATGGATTTTGCATCCACAACTCAAAGCGTTGCGATAGGGACTACAACTGTTTCGATCATAGTGACGAACTGGACTGTG